The genomic window TATTTAGGAATTGCAGCAATTTTATCATATACTTTAGGGGCATTATTAAATGATCATAGTGTTGTAGGGAAAATTGCTGTAGCAGGAACATTTGGTATTGGTTTGGTTGCTATTGTGTATTTAGGTGCAGAACTTTTTACAGGTAATTGTTTTGTGACGATTATGCCAGTTTTAAAAGGTGAATTAAAGTTTAGAAGTATTATACCGATGTGGGTGACTTGCTATCTTGGCAATATGGTAGGAATTGCTTTGATTTGTTTTTTATTTATTAAAAGCGGATCTCAAGAAACTATCATGATTCCTTATTTAGAAGGGGTTATGCAGGCAAAGTTGAATTTTAATGTAGTGGAACTACTGATTCGAGGGGTGCTGTGTAACTTTATTGTATGTGTC from Candidatus Stoquefichus sp. SB1 includes these protein-coding regions:
- a CDS encoding formate/nitrite transporter family protein yields the protein MISDIDVLCKLGNIKYNLMKNDPFRFFIRAFMAGAYLGIAAILSYTLGALLNDHSVVGKIAVAGTFGIGLVAIVYLGAELFTGNCFVTIMPVLKGELKFRSIIPMWVTCYLGNMVGIALICFLFIKSGSQETIMIPYLEGVMQAKLNFNVVELLIRGVLCNFIVCVAAYSGVKIKDETAKLIVIMILVMTFVLPGFEHCIANGGIFAMGMTQLGSAIDWTLMPLHMLISSLGNILGGSVLLAVPIYIMFRTPQEKKK